A window of Flavobacterium flavigenum contains these coding sequences:
- a CDS encoding XRE family transcriptional regulator has product MSLFSDNIRVLRVRQKISQEKLAENLQITRGRYVKYEDGTSEAPYEILKKIARYYHMSIDLLLSVDIRKIDMQQLLKLESNRLVLPILVDHGGENFIEIVTQKVKAGYLNGYADPEYIESLQQISLPFLGPGKHRGFPVEGDSMPPHEDGSIIVGRYVERLGDVQDGKTYILITKNEGMVYKRLNKNKKNALVLESDNNFYPNYEVRLSDIIEIWEYRCNIGRTDKKQELNEIQDLKELILDVKREVNQIRKNKG; this is encoded by the coding sequence ATGTCCTTATTTTCAGATAACATCAGGGTTTTAAGGGTTAGGCAAAAAATCTCGCAGGAAAAATTAGCAGAGAATCTTCAGATTACCAGAGGCAGGTATGTAAAATACGAGGATGGTACTTCTGAGGCTCCTTATGAAATTTTAAAGAAAATAGCCCGCTATTATCACATGAGTATTGATTTACTGCTTTCGGTCGATATCCGAAAAATCGATATGCAGCAGTTACTGAAACTCGAAAGCAACAGATTGGTCTTGCCGATTCTTGTAGATCATGGAGGGGAAAATTTTATCGAAATCGTAACGCAAAAAGTAAAAGCAGGCTATCTTAATGGATACGCAGACCCGGAATATATTGAAAGCCTTCAGCAGATTTCGCTTCCTTTTCTCGGGCCAGGCAAACACAGAGGCTTTCCTGTCGAAGGAGATTCAATGCCGCCGCACGAAGACGGAAGTATTATTGTAGGACGTTATGTAGAAAGGCTGGGAGATGTGCAGGATGGCAAAACGTATATACTCATTACTAAAAATGAAGGGATGGTGTACAAACGTCTCAATAAAAATAAAAAAAATGCTTTGGTGTTAGAATCAGACAATAATTTCTATCCCAATTATGAAGTCAGGCTTTCAGATATTATCGAAATCTGGGAATACCGCTGCAATATAGGGCGTACAGATAAAAAGCAGGAATTAAATGAAATTCAGGACCTGAAAGAATTGATTTTAGATGTAAAGAGAGAAGTAAACCAAATACGGAAGAATAAAGGTTAA
- a CDS encoding alpha-ketoglutarate-dependent dioxygenase AlkB family protein — protein sequence MTLFNDTELFSSGTGGKKQFEVPDADLLLIDNFFSKEESDYYYTTLLHQTQWHEYDMPMYDKIVTAPRMISWYSDTNLDGNESSQSWPAELQVIRERVEKETHIQFNAVLLNLYRNGKDGVGWHSDKTKSSNKDMDIASVTFGETRMFRLRHKFRKEVPQIEIPLHHGTFLLMAGATNSFWQHQVPKTSRDVLPRINLTFRRTMK from the coding sequence ATGACGCTTTTCAATGATACCGAATTGTTTTCGAGCGGTACAGGAGGTAAAAAACAGTTTGAAGTTCCTGATGCTGACCTGCTTTTAATCGACAATTTTTTTTCGAAAGAAGAGTCTGATTATTATTACACTACCTTACTTCATCAAACGCAGTGGCATGAATATGATATGCCTATGTATGATAAAATAGTTACCGCCCCCAGAATGATTTCGTGGTACAGTGACACCAATTTAGACGGAAACGAATCCAGTCAAAGCTGGCCGGCTGAACTGCAAGTAATCAGAGAGCGTGTAGAAAAAGAAACCCATATACAATTTAATGCGGTCCTGCTTAACCTTTATCGAAACGGAAAAGACGGTGTGGGATGGCATAGCGACAAGACAAAAAGCAGCAACAAGGACATGGATATTGCCTCTGTTACCTTTGGAGAAACCAGAATGTTCAGGCTGAGACACAAGTTTAGAAAAGAGGTTCCGCAAATTGAGATTCCGCTGCATCATGGCACATTTTTACTAATGGCAGGCGCTACAAACAGTTTCTGGCAGCATCAGGTTCCTAAAACCTCCCGTGATGTGCTACCGAGAATTAACCTTACTTTTAGGAGGACTATGAAATAG